A window of Staphylococcus sp. 17KM0847 contains these coding sequences:
- a CDS encoding ABC transporter ATP-binding protein has product MSEHILEVKDLHVSFDITSGEVQAVRGVDFYLNKGETLAIVGESGSGKSVTTKAITKLFQGPTGRIKQGQIIFDGEDLTQKTEKELMKLRGKEISMIFQDPMTSLNPTMKIGKQVMEPIIKHIGLNKAEAKKRAIELLKLVGLKRVDERFNAYPHQFSGGQRQRIVIALALACEPKVLIADEPTTALDVTMQAQILELMKELQQKIDTAIIFITHDLGVVANVADRVAVMYGGQMIETGNVNEIFYDPRHPYTWGLLSSMPDLETEGETELLAIPGSPPDLIHPPKGDAFAPRSQYALAIDFKEAPPWFSVSPTHYVRSWLLDERAPHVDPPEMVKRKQRVMPNNYEKPERVERVSF; this is encoded by the coding sequence ATGTCTGAACATATTTTAGAAGTAAAGGACTTGCATGTTTCCTTCGACATTACTTCGGGGGAAGTACAAGCAGTACGTGGTGTTGACTTTTATTTGAACAAAGGGGAAACGTTAGCGATTGTTGGGGAGTCTGGATCAGGTAAATCTGTAACAACAAAAGCCATTACAAAACTTTTTCAAGGTCCGACAGGAAGAATTAAACAAGGGCAAATTATTTTTGATGGTGAAGATTTAACTCAAAAAACTGAGAAGGAATTAATGAAATTAAGAGGTAAAGAAATTTCTATGATCTTCCAAGATCCAATGACCTCTCTTAACCCAACCATGAAAATAGGTAAACAAGTGATGGAACCTATTATAAAACATATTGGTCTCAATAAAGCTGAGGCAAAAAAGCGTGCAATTGAGTTGCTAAAACTAGTCGGATTAAAAAGAGTAGATGAACGCTTCAATGCTTATCCACATCAATTTTCAGGAGGACAACGTCAGCGAATTGTTATTGCTTTGGCATTAGCATGCGAGCCGAAAGTACTTATTGCTGATGAACCGACAACAGCATTAGATGTAACGATGCAAGCACAGATTTTAGAATTGATGAAAGAATTGCAACAAAAAATAGATACAGCAATTATTTTTATTACGCATGATTTAGGTGTAGTTGCTAATGTAGCAGACCGTGTAGCCGTAATGTATGGGGGTCAAATGATTGAAACAGGTAATGTGAATGAGATTTTTTATGATCCACGTCATCCGTACACATGGGGATTACTTTCTTCGATGCCAGATTTAGAGACAGAGGGTGAAACAGAGCTGCTTGCAATTCCAGGGTCGCCACCAGATTTGATTCATCCACCTAAAGGAGACGCCTTTGCACCACGAAGTCAATATGCACTAGCTATTGATTTTAAAGAAGCACCTCCGTGGTTTAGTGTCTCACCGACACATTATGTTCGTTCATGGTTATTGGATGAGCGTGCACCACATGTTGATCCTCCCGAAATGGTGAAGAGAAAACAGCGGGTTATGCCAAATAACTATGAAAAACCAGAGCGTGTAGAAAGGGTGTCATTTTAA
- the opp3C gene encoding oligopeptide ABC transporter permease, which yields MTKSYFPQDDQSNATMTSTSGVMHEDFVRTGAPDGNEQALQREGRTFWQDAWLQLTHNKLAVLGMIGLIIILLFALIGPLLNSHGYAEQDVERRNLPPKVAILDQVPFLPFDGKGVDGNAYEQAHVKENFWFGTDQLGRDLWTRTWQGAQVSLFIGFVAAALDIFIGVIYGAISGYFGGRVDNIMQRIIEIISSIPTLIVVILFVLIFEPSIWTIILAMTITGWIGMSRVVRGEFLKIKNQEFVLASRTLGTSDLKLIFKHILPNTLGAIIVTSMFTVPNAIFFEAFLSFIGIGVPAPRTSLGSLVNEGRAMLLIHPHELFIPAIILSLLILFFYLFSDGLRDAFDPKMRK from the coding sequence ATGACGAAATCATATTTTCCACAAGATGATCAATCCAATGCCACAATGACAAGCACATCTGGTGTAATGCATGAAGACTTTGTACGTACAGGGGCACCTGATGGAAATGAACAAGCACTCCAGCGTGAAGGGAGAACGTTTTGGCAAGATGCTTGGTTACAGTTAACACATAATAAATTGGCAGTATTAGGTATGATTGGTTTAATTATCATTTTATTATTTGCATTAATTGGACCTTTACTTAATAGCCATGGTTATGCAGAGCAAGATGTAGAGAGACGTAATTTACCACCTAAAGTTGCTATTTTAGATCAAGTTCCTTTTCTACCGTTTGATGGTAAGGGCGTAGATGGTAATGCTTATGAACAAGCTCATGTCAAAGAGAATTTTTGGTTTGGCACAGATCAGTTAGGTAGAGACTTATGGACACGTACTTGGCAAGGGGCACAGGTATCGTTGTTTATTGGTTTTGTCGCAGCAGCATTAGATATTTTTATCGGTGTAATCTATGGAGCGATTTCAGGTTACTTTGGTGGACGTGTTGATAACATTATGCAGCGTATTATTGAGATTATCTCATCTATTCCAACGTTAATTGTTGTTATTTTATTTGTATTAATTTTTGAACCTTCCATTTGGACGATTATTTTAGCGATGACTATCACGGGATGGATTGGTATGAGTCGAGTTGTTCGTGGAGAATTCTTAAAGATTAAAAATCAAGAGTTTGTTCTTGCGTCACGGACATTAGGAACATCAGATTTAAAGTTGATTTTTAAGCATATTTTACCGAATACGTTAGGTGCAATTATTGTAACATCTATGTTTACAGTACCGAATGCAATTTTTTTCGAAGCGTTTTTAAGTTTTATTGGTATCGGTGTACCTGCACCACGAACTTCTTTAGGTTCGCTTGTCAATGAAGGACGTGCAATGCTATTAATACACCCACATGAGTTATTTATCCCGGCGATTATATTGAGTTTATTAATTTTATTTTTCTATCTATTTAGTGATGGTCTGCGTGATGCTTTTGACCCTAAAATGCGTAAATAA
- the opp3b gene encoding oligopeptide ABC transporter permease, with translation MLRYTIKRLLYMVISLLIIITITFFLMKLMPGSPFNDEKLSEDQKIMLNEKYGLNDPLPIQYANYMKNVMKGDFGNSFQYDNQPVWDLIKPRLVPSFQMGLIAMVIGVLAGVILGVIAATRQNTWVDYLATFISVIAISVPSFVLAVLLQYMFAVKLQWFPVAGWEGISTAILPSLALSAVVLATVARYIRAEMIEVLSSDYILLARAKGNSTYTVLFRHALRNALIPVITILVPMLASILTGTLTIENIFGVPGLGDQFVRSITTNDFSVIMAITLLFSTLFIVSIFLVDVLYGLIDPRIRVQGGKK, from the coding sequence ATGCTTAGATATACAATTAAGCGTCTATTGTATATGGTGATTTCATTGTTAATCATTATTACGATTACATTTTTCTTAATGAAATTAATGCCAGGATCACCATTCAATGATGAAAAATTGAGTGAAGATCAGAAAATCATGTTGAATGAAAAATATGGTTTGAACGATCCACTACCTATACAGTATGCAAATTATATGAAAAACGTTATGAAGGGTGACTTTGGTAACTCTTTCCAATATGATAATCAGCCTGTATGGGATTTAATTAAGCCACGATTAGTACCATCGTTTCAAATGGGGCTTATTGCGATGGTTATTGGTGTTTTAGCTGGTGTGATACTTGGGGTTATTGCAGCAACCAGACAAAATACATGGGTGGATTACTTAGCTACTTTTATCTCAGTTATTGCCATATCCGTACCTTCTTTCGTATTGGCAGTTTTATTACAATATATGTTTGCTGTAAAGTTACAGTGGTTTCCTGTTGCGGGATGGGAAGGCATATCTACAGCTATCCTGCCGTCATTGGCACTATCAGCTGTTGTACTTGCAACAGTAGCACGATACATTCGAGCAGAGATGATTGAAGTTTTGAGTTCGGACTACATACTACTGGCACGAGCAAAGGGGAATTCTACATATACCGTTTTATTCAGACATGCATTGCGTAATGCACTCATTCCAGTCATTACAATTCTTGTACCAATGTTAGCCAGTATTTTAACAGGTACGTTAACAATTGAGAATATCTTTGGTGTACCGGGACTTGGTGATCAGTTTGTAAGATCGATTACAACAAATGATTTTTCAGTCATTATGGCAATTACATTATTATTTAGTACATTGTTCATCGTATCCATTTTCCTTGTCGATGTACTTTACGGTTTAATCGATCCACGTATTCGCGTACAAGGAGGTAAAAAATAA
- the pepF gene encoding oligoendopeptidase F — MTNQVTREAQEQKYPEHTWDLTTIFKDDTAWESAFEQVSNRIGEEQQYKGHLGDSAETLYAALCLQDEIEGDLESVYVYAHLKQDQDTSNDKYTGFEARAHQLIIRFSSAWSFLVPELLQIDETTLQTFLDTHDDLKHYAFALEMINRQRPHVLDADKEKLLTEAQDALSTASNVFSMFDNADLTFEDVTDKDGHQHPLTQGTFIKYLESDDRVLRESAYNSVYKAYGAYNNTLSATLAGEVKKHVFNARAHHYKTAREQALSHNYIPETVYDNLVKTVHKHLPLLHRYTKLRQRLLGIDDLKMYDMYTPLVKDIKFDMPYDEAVEWMLKGLAPMGDTYLNVIKEGLSNGWVDVYENKGKRSGAYSSGAHQTNPFILLNWSDTVSDLFTLVHEFGHSVHSYFSRKHQSSTYSGYSIFVAEVASTCNEALLSHYMEQHLDDKRRLLLLNQELERFRATLFRQTMFAEFEHKIHQIEEAGEPLTAQRMNEEYAQLNRQYFGDTVETDEHISKEWSRIPHFYMNYYVYQYATGYSAAQSLSHQILTEGQPAVERYINEFLKKGSSNYPIELLKNAGVDMNTPQPIEEALHVFEQKLDAFEKLMETV; from the coding sequence ATGACAAATCAAGTTACGAGAGAAGCACAGGAACAAAAGTATCCAGAACATACATGGGATCTGACAACCATTTTTAAAGATGATACAGCTTGGGAAAGTGCGTTTGAACAAGTATCGAATCGTATTGGTGAAGAACAACAGTATAAAGGTCACTTGGGTGACAGTGCTGAAACGCTTTATGCAGCGCTGTGTTTACAAGATGAAATAGAGGGAGATCTAGAATCTGTTTATGTTTATGCACACTTGAAACAAGACCAAGACACTAGCAACGATAAGTATACAGGTTTTGAAGCGCGTGCACATCAGTTAATCATTCGTTTTAGTTCAGCATGGAGCTTTTTAGTGCCTGAATTATTACAAATCGATGAAACAACACTTCAAACATTTTTAGATACACATGACGATTTAAAACATTATGCATTTGCGTTAGAGATGATTAATCGTCAACGACCACATGTTTTAGATGCTGATAAGGAGAAACTTTTAACTGAAGCACAAGATGCGCTGTCGACAGCGAGCAATGTATTTAGTATGTTCGATAATGCAGATTTGACATTTGAGGACGTAACAGATAAAGATGGACATCAACATCCTCTGACACAAGGAACATTTATTAAATATTTGGAATCCGATGATCGTGTGTTACGTGAATCAGCATACAATAGTGTGTATAAAGCTTACGGTGCATACAATAATACTTTGAGTGCGACACTTGCAGGAGAAGTAAAAAAACATGTATTTAATGCACGTGCACATCATTATAAAACAGCACGTGAACAAGCTTTAAGTCATAATTATATACCGGAAACGGTGTACGATAACTTGGTGAAAACCGTACATAAGCATTTACCTTTGTTACATAGATATACAAAGTTACGTCAAAGATTGTTAGGTATCGATGATTTGAAAATGTATGATATGTATACCCCACTTGTAAAAGATATTAAGTTTGATATGCCTTATGATGAGGCGGTTGAATGGATGCTTAAAGGCTTAGCACCAATGGGCGACACATACTTAAATGTAATTAAAGAAGGTTTAAGCAATGGTTGGGTAGATGTTTATGAAAACAAAGGTAAACGTTCAGGTGCATATTCATCAGGTGCACACCAAACCAACCCGTTTATTTTATTAAATTGGTCAGACACAGTATCAGACTTATTTACACTTGTGCATGAGTTTGGTCATTCTGTACATAGTTATTTTAGTCGTAAACATCAATCTTCTACATATAGTGGTTACTCCATTTTTGTAGCAGAAGTGGCATCAACATGTAATGAGGCATTACTGAGTCACTACATGGAACAGCATTTAGATGACAAGCGTAGACTTTTATTGCTTAATCAAGAACTGGAGCGCTTTCGTGCTACTTTATTTCGTCAGACAATGTTTGCAGAATTTGAACATAAAATTCATCAAATAGAAGAAGCAGGGGAGCCATTGACAGCACAGCGCATGAATGAAGAATACGCACAATTAAATCGTCAATATTTTGGAGATACGGTTGAAACAGATGAGCATATTAGTAAAGAGTGGTCACGCATTCCACACTTTTATATGAATTATTATGTATACCAATATGCAACGGGTTATAGTGCAGCTCAAAGTTTAAGTCATCAAATTTTAACAGAGGGCCAACCTGCAGTTGAGAGATATATTAATGAATTTTTGAAAAAAGGAAGTTCTAATTATCCTATCGAGTTATTGAAAAATGCAGGGGTAGATATGAATACACCTCAGCCAATTGAAGAAGCATTACATGTTTTTGAACAAAAGTTAGATGCGTTTGAAAAGTTAATGGAAACAGTATAA
- a CDS encoding ABC transporter ATP-binding protein — protein MENKEVLLEVQNLKQYFNAGKRNEVRAIDDISFNIFKGETFGLVGESGSGKSTTGKAIIKLNDVTDGKVLYEGVNIQDIKQRKDLLRFNKKIQMIFQDPYASLNPRLKVMDIVAEGIDIHGLAQDRKDRKKRVYDLLEIVGLRKSHANRYPHEFSGGQRQRIGIARALAVEPEFIIADEPISALDVSIQAQVINLMQKLQRERNITFLFIAHDLSMVKYISDRIAVMHLGRIVEIGTAEHIYNHPIHPYTQSLLSAVPQPDPESERQRKRITYTHDATQNDRRTLQEVSSGHYVFATDEELKEYQQTNKKVDV, from the coding sequence ATGGAGAATAAAGAAGTTTTATTAGAGGTTCAAAATTTAAAACAATATTTCAATGCAGGTAAACGCAATGAAGTACGTGCCATTGATGATATTTCTTTCAATATTTTTAAAGGGGAGACTTTTGGTCTAGTAGGTGAGTCAGGATCCGGGAAGTCTACAACAGGTAAAGCAATTATCAAACTAAATGATGTAACAGATGGCAAGGTGCTTTATGAAGGGGTAAATATTCAAGATATTAAACAACGCAAAGATTTATTAAGATTTAATAAAAAAATACAAATGATTTTTCAAGATCCATATGCATCGCTTAATCCACGTTTAAAAGTTATGGATATTGTCGCAGAAGGTATCGATATTCATGGTCTTGCTCAAGATAGAAAAGATCGTAAAAAACGTGTATATGATCTATTGGAAATAGTAGGATTACGTAAAAGTCATGCCAATCGTTATCCACATGAATTTTCGGGAGGTCAGCGTCAACGTATTGGTATTGCTCGTGCTTTAGCAGTTGAACCTGAATTTATTATTGCAGATGAGCCTATCTCAGCATTGGATGTTTCCATACAGGCACAGGTCATAAACTTAATGCAGAAGTTACAAAGAGAGCGTAATATCACTTTTTTATTTATTGCACATGATCTTTCAATGGTGAAGTATATTTCAGATAGAATTGCAGTGATGCATTTAGGGCGAATTGTAGAGATAGGCACAGCAGAGCATATATACAACCACCCTATACATCCTTATACGCAATCATTATTATCGGCAGTGCCACAACCTGACCCAGAAAGTGAACGTCAAAGAAAACGTATAACTTATACACATGATGCAACACAAAATGACCGACGTACATTGCAAGAAGTGAGTTCAGGACATTATGTGTTTGCGACAGATGAAGAGTTAAAGGAATACCAACAGACAAATAAGAAAGTGGATGTATGA
- the trpS gene encoding tryptophan--tRNA ligase — translation MKTLFSGIQPSGIPTIGNYIGALKQFAEIQDDYHCFFCIVDQHAITVPQDRLKLREQTRQLAAIYLASGLNPDKVTLFIQSEVPAHVQAGWMLTTISSVGELERMTQFKDKAQKQNDGIPAGLLTYPPLMAADIVLYNTNIVPVGDDQKQHIELTRNLVDRFNSRYNDVLIKPDVHMPKVGGRVMSLQDPTKKMSKSDDNQKNFISLLDEPRLAAKKIKSAVTDSDGIIKYDKENKPGISNLLTIYSSLTDVSIASLEEKYTNKGYGVFKSDLAEVVEQFLIDFQEKYNTFYQSERLDTILDEGRDKAQRASFKTLKKMEKAMGLGRKNKS, via the coding sequence ATGAAAACTTTATTCTCCGGTATTCAGCCAAGTGGTATCCCAACAATCGGAAACTATATTGGCGCACTTAAACAATTCGCAGAAATACAAGACGATTATCATTGCTTTTTTTGTATTGTAGACCAACATGCAATCACTGTACCTCAAGATCGTCTAAAACTTCGCGAGCAAACACGTCAACTTGCAGCAATATATCTCGCATCTGGTCTCAATCCTGATAAAGTAACACTCTTTATTCAATCAGAGGTGCCTGCACACGTCCAAGCAGGTTGGATGTTAACAACTATTTCTTCTGTTGGCGAGTTAGAACGTATGACTCAATTTAAAGACAAAGCACAAAAACAAAATGATGGTATTCCTGCCGGGTTACTTACATACCCTCCTTTAATGGCTGCTGATATTGTGTTATACAACACTAATATCGTACCAGTAGGTGATGACCAAAAACAGCACATCGAACTCACGCGTAACCTTGTTGACCGTTTCAACAGTCGCTATAATGATGTACTCATAAAACCTGATGTCCATATGCCAAAAGTAGGTGGTCGTGTTATGAGTCTACAAGACCCTACTAAAAAAATGAGTAAAAGTGATGACAATCAAAAAAACTTTATTTCTTTATTAGACGAACCACGTTTGGCTGCTAAAAAAATCAAAAGTGCAGTAACAGATTCAGATGGCATCATTAAGTACGATAAAGAAAATAAACCCGGTATTTCAAACCTGCTCACCATTTATTCGAGTTTAACGGATGTATCCATAGCTTCACTAGAAGAAAAATACACAAATAAAGGCTATGGTGTATTCAAGTCGGATTTAGCGGAAGTTGTTGAACAGTTTCTCATAGATTTCCAAGAAAAATATAATACATTTTATCAATCTGAACGTTTAGATACTATTTTAGATGAGGGGCGCGACAAAGCGCAGCGTGCGTCGTTTAAAACACTTAAAAAAATGGAAAAAGCAATGGGACTTGGTCGCAAAAATAAGTCCTGA
- a CDS encoding peptide ABC transporter substrate-binding protein, producing the protein MMISAVLVLSACGSAEGIYDSKGQVFRKVIPQDMSSLDSAKVTDAVSFDKFNQVYEGLYVLDEKDQAIPGVAKGDPQISEDGKTWTVQLRKDAKWSNGDPVTAHDFEFAWKRVLDPETASEYAYIMYDLKNAEAINAGDKQPESLGVKALDDYTLEFELTKPVPYFKEMLAFGTFLPQNEKVVKKYGERYGTTENKTVYNGPFKVKEWAVEDKILLVKNDKYWDKDVVKLDKVNYKVLKDGQAGASLYDTNSVDDTTISSEQVDKYKENPALEKRLLASTFYLKLNQGKVPALKNKNLRLALAQSIDKQAYVDAVLNNGSEPSDGFTAKATAKAPNGSDYADQINSPLTYNPKMAQKNYETAKKELGEGTFTFRLNTEDTPSSKISAEFIKSQIEKNLPGVTIKIQQLPFKQRIAREQSENYDISLSGWGPDYPDALTFLNIMTTGNSSNNTGWSNKKYDNMLKEANGALLQKENERNEKLIEAETILLNEVPIAPIYQKGEAHLTNPQVKNLQYHNISGDTTLKYTYIDKSIDRETGKKKEK; encoded by the coding sequence ATGATGATCAGTGCTGTACTTGTTCTTTCAGCTTGTGGCAGTGCAGAAGGCATTTACGATAGTAAAGGACAAGTTTTTCGTAAGGTAATTCCACAAGATATGTCATCATTGGACTCTGCCAAAGTAACAGACGCTGTAAGTTTTGATAAATTCAATCAAGTTTATGAAGGTCTATACGTGTTAGATGAAAAAGATCAGGCTATACCAGGTGTTGCCAAAGGGGATCCTCAAATATCTGAAGATGGTAAGACATGGACAGTCCAACTGCGAAAAGATGCAAAATGGTCAAACGGTGATCCTGTGACGGCACATGACTTTGAATTTGCATGGAAACGTGTACTCGATCCAGAAACAGCATCTGAATATGCGTATATTATGTATGATTTGAAAAATGCAGAAGCGATTAATGCAGGAGACAAGCAACCTGAATCTCTAGGGGTTAAGGCGTTAGATGATTATACGTTGGAGTTTGAACTAACAAAACCTGTACCGTATTTCAAAGAGATGTTAGCGTTTGGTACATTTTTACCACAAAATGAAAAAGTAGTTAAAAAATATGGAGAACGCTACGGAACAACAGAAAATAAGACGGTATACAATGGACCGTTTAAAGTAAAAGAATGGGCTGTTGAAGATAAAATTTTATTAGTTAAAAATGACAAATACTGGGATAAAGATGTTGTGAAGTTAGATAAAGTCAATTATAAAGTTTTAAAAGATGGTCAAGCAGGTGCTTCTTTATATGACACAAACTCAGTAGATGATACGACAATCTCGTCAGAACAAGTAGATAAATATAAGGAGAACCCAGCATTAGAAAAACGTTTATTAGCCTCAACATTTTATTTGAAGTTAAATCAAGGAAAAGTGCCTGCGTTAAAAAACAAAAACTTGCGTCTTGCACTTGCGCAATCAATAGACAAACAAGCATATGTTGATGCCGTGCTAAATAACGGTTCAGAACCAAGTGATGGTTTTACAGCAAAAGCTACAGCAAAAGCACCGAATGGTTCGGACTATGCGGATCAAATTAACTCACCGTTAACGTATAATCCTAAAATGGCACAAAAAAACTATGAGACTGCTAAAAAAGAACTCGGTGAAGGCACTTTTACATTTAGGTTGAATACAGAGGATACACCTAGCTCTAAAATATCTGCAGAATTTATTAAGTCTCAAATTGAGAAAAATTTACCTGGTGTTACGATTAAAATTCAACAATTACCGTTTAAACAGCGTATTGCAAGAGAACAAAGTGAAAACTATGATATTTCACTTTCTGGTTGGGGGCCAGATTATCCAGATGCATTAACGTTTTTAAATATTATGACAACAGGTAATTCATCAAACAACACAGGATGGAGTAATAAAAAGTACGATAATATGTTAAAAGAGGCGAATGGTGCATTATTGCAAAAAGAAAATGAGCGTAATGAAAAGTTGATCGAGGCAGAAACAATTTTATTAAATGAAGTGCCTATTGCGCCTATTTATCAAAAAGGAGAGGCACATTTAACGAATCCGCAAGTGAAAAATTTACAGTATCATAACATTAGTGGAGATACGACTTTAAAATACACATATATTGACAAAAGTATTGATCGTGAAACAGGTAAGAAAAAAGAAAAGTAG
- a CDS encoding competence protein CoiA, whose translation MLIAYNKRKERILAQYADQTEAYYCPICQAPVILRSGCCKVPHFAHRTLSHHKHTGRRESEVHCYLKHKIYELFSKKYNDVQLEPYVYNINQIPDIIVDQYVIEIQLSAISPVDIANRTKGLTSAGYKVIWLTALPRYKCGTYYFNQLQQTCIRPEQHGLYSVDIHTGKLFYLSNIIAITPRQFVAEKHELSYYQLLTHYDSTQYTNNMIRKISVTRILQYIAQCRRKNTVHDEVLSIMYRLQLSDIQVTRITGFIFPEQLYVSTHPVLWQLKLLEAIYYQRSVYDVLSKCMKFRHFAINDKPHPEIINRLSECYRKILKI comes from the coding sequence TTGCTCATAGCTTATAATAAAAGGAAAGAACGTATATTAGCCCAATATGCAGACCAAACAGAAGCTTACTATTGTCCCATATGTCAAGCGCCTGTGATTTTAAGGAGTGGTTGTTGTAAGGTACCGCACTTTGCGCATCGTACATTGTCACATCATAAACATACAGGAAGGAGAGAATCAGAAGTACATTGTTATTTAAAGCATAAAATTTATGAGTTATTTTCTAAAAAATATAATGATGTTCAACTTGAACCCTATGTTTACAATATTAATCAAATCCCTGATATTATTGTGGATCAATATGTTATTGAAATACAGTTGAGCGCCATATCGCCAGTAGACATTGCTAATAGAACTAAAGGGCTAACATCAGCAGGATATAAAGTGATATGGTTAACAGCATTACCACGATATAAGTGTGGAACTTATTATTTCAATCAGTTACAACAAACGTGTATAAGACCAGAACAGCATGGTTTGTATAGTGTAGATATTCACACAGGTAAGCTGTTTTATCTATCGAACATAATAGCGATTACGCCTCGTCAGTTTGTGGCAGAGAAGCATGAACTGTCATATTATCAGTTATTAACACATTATGACTCGACACAATATACAAATAATATGATAAGAAAAATAAGTGTGACGCGTATTCTTCAATATATTGCACAATGTCGTCGTAAAAACACGGTCCACGATGAAGTGTTATCGATTATGTATCGTTTACAATTATCAGACATACAAGTGACTCGAATAACGGGTTTTATTTTTCCAGAACAGTTGTACGTTTCTACGCATCCTGTCTTATGGCAGCTTAAACTGTTGGAAGCAATCTATTATCAACGCTCTGTGTATGATGTATTATCTAAATGTATGAAGTTTAGACATTTTGCAATCAATGATAAGCCACATCCTGAAATTATTAATCGATTAAGTGAGTGTTATAGAAAAATTTTAAAAATATAA
- the spxA gene encoding transcriptional regulator SpxA, whose amino-acid sequence MVTLFTSPSCTSCRKAKAWLQEHDIPYTERNIFSEHLTLDEIKEILKMTEDGTDEIISTRSKTYQKLNVDIDSLPLQDLYTIIQDNPGILRRPIILDEKRLQVGYNEDEIRRFLPRKVRTFQLLEAQRMVD is encoded by the coding sequence ATGGTAACATTATTTACTTCACCAAGTTGCACATCTTGCCGTAAAGCGAAAGCATGGTTACAAGAACATGACATTCCGTATACGGAGCGAAATATTTTCTCTGAGCATTTAACATTAGATGAAATCAAAGAAATTCTTAAAATGACTGAAGATGGAACAGATGAAATTATCTCAACGCGTTCAAAAACATATCAAAAGTTAAACGTGGATATCGATTCTTTACCACTTCAAGATTTATACACAATCATTCAAGATAATCCTGGAATTTTACGTCGTCCAATCATCCTAGACGAAAAAAGATTACAAGTGGGTTATAACGAAGATGAAATTCGCCGATTCCTACCACGCAAAGTGCGTACGTTCCAATTGCTTGAAGCACAACGTATGGTAGACTAA
- a CDS encoding adaptor protein MecA — MRIERIDDMTVKLFITYTDIEARGFRREDLWTNRQRGEEFFWSVMEEVNEEEDFVVEGPLWIQVHAFEKGVEVTISKSKDESLMDVSDENNAFEEIDNHLNDLLSQSLKEQDTSDQNKERKQRETTKNHSASRGTMPLTRTALFKFEGLESLIDYAYHNNQQLTKFEDLLYMIDKTYYYAVHFDTDVTEEQIHDFYSQMLEFAKLSDKTEVYLNDYGKIVMSHNVTEQVKRYFSL, encoded by the coding sequence ATGAGAATAGAACGTATTGACGATATGACAGTAAAACTATTTATCACATATACAGATATTGAAGCACGTGGTTTTCGTCGTGAAGATTTATGGACAAACCGACAACGTGGAGAAGAGTTTTTTTGGTCTGTTATGGAAGAAGTTAATGAAGAAGAAGATTTTGTTGTAGAGGGTCCACTTTGGATTCAAGTACACGCTTTTGAAAAAGGTGTAGAAGTGACAATTTCAAAATCAAAAGATGAATCTCTTATGGATGTATCAGACGAAAATAACGCTTTTGAAGAAATTGATAATCACTTAAATGATCTCTTATCACAATCACTAAAAGAACAAGATACATCTGATCAAAACAAAGAAAGAAAGCAGCGTGAAACAACGAAAAATCATAGTGCTTCACGAGGTACAATGCCATTAACTCGAACAGCATTATTCAAGTTTGAAGGTTTAGAATCATTAATTGATTATGCCTATCACAACAATCAACAATTGACAAAATTTGAAGATTTATTGTATATGATTGATAAAACGTACTATTATGCAGTTCATTTTGATACAGATGTGACAGAAGAACAAATCCATGATTTTTATAGTCAAATGTTAGAGTTTGCGAAGTTAAGTGATAAAACGGAAGTATATCTCAATGACTATGGAAAGATCGTTATGAGCCATAATGTAACAGAACAAGTTAAGAGATATTTTTCATTGTGA